One region of Vigna angularis cultivar LongXiaoDou No.4 chromosome 10, ASM1680809v1, whole genome shotgun sequence genomic DNA includes:
- the LOC108334163 gene encoding putative glucose-6-phosphate 1-epimerase, translated as MGHSAAVWDYRAATEITKDWNGIDQVLLRTPRGSSARVSLHGAQVTSWRNEHGEELLFTSSKAIFKAPKAIRGGIPMCFPQFGNCGSLEQHGFARNRMWAIDENPPPLPGNDSSGKSFIDLVLKSSEEDMKCWPHSFEFRLRVSLAADGDLTLISRVRNINGKPFSFSFADHTYLLVSDISEIRIEGLETLDYLDNLFKKERFTEQGDAITFESEADRVYLSSPNIIAVLDHEKKRTFVIRKEGLPDVAVWNPWEKKSKSMVDFGDEEYKQMLCVDGAVIEKPVSLKPGEEWTGRLQLSVVPSSFCSDRLGLDRSGL; from the exons ATGGGGCATTCTGCAGCCGTATGGGACTATAGAGCAGCAACTGAAATTACAAAGGACTGGAATGGAATTGATCAAGTTCTGCTTCGGACCCCAAGGGGTTCTTCGGCACGG GTAAGCTTACATGGGGCGCAGGTCACTTCATGGCGGAATGAGCACGGGGAAGAACTTCTATTCACAAGCAGCAAG GCAATTTTCAAGGCTCCAAAAGCAATTCGAGGAGGAATTCCCATGTGTTTTCCACAG TTTGGAAACTGTGGATCGCTGGAGCAGCATGGTTTTGCAAGAAATAGAATGTGGGCAATTGATGAAAACCCTCCTCCTCTTCCTGGGAATGACTCCAGTGGGAAATCCTTCATTGACCTGGTGCTAAAATCATCTGAAGAAGATATGAAGTGCTGGCCACACAG TTTTGAATTCCGTCTTCGGGTGTCTCTTGCAGCAGATGGGGACCTGACTTTGATATCTAGAGTCAGGAATATAAATGGCAAGCCATTTAGTTTCTCATTCGCGGATCACACATACTTATTGGTTTCTGACATTAG TGAGATAAGGATTGAAGGTCTGGAGACACTGGACTACCTAGACAACCTTTTCAAAAAAGAACGATTTACTGAACAAGGAGATGCAATAACATTTGAATCTGAG GCGGATCGAGTTTATCTTAGCTCTCCAAACATAATTGCAGTGCTAGATCATGAGAAGAAGCGAACATTTGTTATAAGGAAGGAAGGTCTCCCTGATGTTG CTGTGTGGAATCCATgggaaaagaaatcaaaatccaTGGTAGATTTTGGTGATGAAGAGTACAAACAGATGCTTTGTGTTGACGGGGCGGTGATAGAGAAACCGGTGAGCTTGAAGCCGGGAGAGGAATGGACCGGTCGGCTGCAGCTATCAGTTGTGCCATCAAGTTTTTGCAGTGACCGTCTTGGTCTTGACAGAAGTGGTCTTTGA
- the LOC108323307 gene encoding exosome complex component RRP41 homolog isoform X2, protein MRRCTLEDKMRQIRAEIGAVSKADGSAMFEMGNTKVIAAVYGPREVQNRSQITNHALVRCEYSMANFSTGDRMRKSKGERRSTEISLVIRQTMEASILTHLLPRSQIDIYVQVLQADGGTRSACINAATLALADAGIPMRDLVTSCSAGYLNSTSLLDLNYVEDSAGGPDVTLGILPKLDKVTLLQMDSKLPIDILENVMQLAIEGCKAIANYIREILLENTKQLEYRRGV, encoded by the exons ATGAGGAGATGCACTTTAGAGGATAAG ATGCGACAAATTCGTGCAGAAATTGGTGCTGTATCCAAAGCAGATGG tTCTGCCATGTTTGAGATGGGTAATACAAAAGTTATTGCTGCTGTCTATGGCCCTAGAGAG GTGCAAAATAGAAGCCAAATAACCAACCATGCTCtg GTTCGGTGTGAGTACAGCATGGCTAATTTTAGCACTGGAGATCGCATGAGGAAATCAAAGGGTGAAAG GAGATCAACTGAAATTTCCCTGGTTATTCGGCAAACCATGGAAGCATCTATATTGACACATCTATTGCCTCGATCTCAG ATAGATATATATGTCCAAGTTCTCCAAGCAGATGGAG GAACTAGATCTGCTTGTATAAATGCTGCAACTTTGGCCCTTGCCGATGCTGGGATTCCTATGCGTGATCTTGTAACATCCTGCAGTGCCGGATACCTTAACAGCACAAGTCTGCTTG ATTTGAACTATGTAGAAGACAGTGCTGGAGGTCCTGATGTAACCCTAGGAATTCTGCCAAAGTTGGATAAAGTAACACTGCTTCAG ATGGATTCTAAACTACCAATTGACATTTTGGAAAATGTTATGCAACTGGCAATCGAAGGCTGCAAAGCAATAGCAAACTACATTCGAGAA ATTTTGCTGGAGAACACAAAGCAACTGGAGTATCGACGAGGTGTATAG
- the LOC108323307 gene encoding exosome complex component RRP41 homolog isoform X3 codes for MRQIRAEIGAVSKADGSAMFEMGNTKVIAAVYGPREVQNRSQITNHALVRCEYSMANFSTGDRMRKSKGERRSTEISLVIRQTMEASILTHLLPRSQIDIYVQVLQADGGTRSACINAATLALADAGIPMRDLVTSCSAGYLNSTSLLDLNYVEDSAGGPDVTLGILPKLDKVTLLQMDSKLPIDILENVMQLAIEGCKAIANYIREILLENTKQLEYRRGV; via the exons ATGCGACAAATTCGTGCAGAAATTGGTGCTGTATCCAAAGCAGATGG tTCTGCCATGTTTGAGATGGGTAATACAAAAGTTATTGCTGCTGTCTATGGCCCTAGAGAG GTGCAAAATAGAAGCCAAATAACCAACCATGCTCtg GTTCGGTGTGAGTACAGCATGGCTAATTTTAGCACTGGAGATCGCATGAGGAAATCAAAGGGTGAAAG GAGATCAACTGAAATTTCCCTGGTTATTCGGCAAACCATGGAAGCATCTATATTGACACATCTATTGCCTCGATCTCAG ATAGATATATATGTCCAAGTTCTCCAAGCAGATGGAG GAACTAGATCTGCTTGTATAAATGCTGCAACTTTGGCCCTTGCCGATGCTGGGATTCCTATGCGTGATCTTGTAACATCCTGCAGTGCCGGATACCTTAACAGCACAAGTCTGCTTG ATTTGAACTATGTAGAAGACAGTGCTGGAGGTCCTGATGTAACCCTAGGAATTCTGCCAAAGTTGGATAAAGTAACACTGCTTCAG ATGGATTCTAAACTACCAATTGACATTTTGGAAAATGTTATGCAACTGGCAATCGAAGGCTGCAAAGCAATAGCAAACTACATTCGAGAA ATTTTGCTGGAGAACACAAAGCAACTGGAGTATCGACGAGGTGTATAG
- the LOC108323307 gene encoding exosome complex component RRP41 homolog isoform X1 produces MEYVSPEGLRLDGRRPMEMRQIRAEIGAVSKADGSAMFEMGNTKVIAAVYGPREVQNRSQITNHALVRCEYSMANFSTGDRMRKSKGERRSTEISLVIRQTMEASILTHLLPRSQIDIYVQVLQADGGTRSACINAATLALADAGIPMRDLVTSCSAGYLNSTSLLDLNYVEDSAGGPDVTLGILPKLDKVTLLQMDSKLPIDILENVMQLAIEGCKAIANYIREILLENTKQLEYRRGV; encoded by the exons ATGGAATACGTCAGCCCAGAAGGACTTCGACTGGATGGTCGCAGACCCATGGAG ATGCGACAAATTCGTGCAGAAATTGGTGCTGTATCCAAAGCAGATGG tTCTGCCATGTTTGAGATGGGTAATACAAAAGTTATTGCTGCTGTCTATGGCCCTAGAGAG GTGCAAAATAGAAGCCAAATAACCAACCATGCTCtg GTTCGGTGTGAGTACAGCATGGCTAATTTTAGCACTGGAGATCGCATGAGGAAATCAAAGGGTGAAAG GAGATCAACTGAAATTTCCCTGGTTATTCGGCAAACCATGGAAGCATCTATATTGACACATCTATTGCCTCGATCTCAG ATAGATATATATGTCCAAGTTCTCCAAGCAGATGGAG GAACTAGATCTGCTTGTATAAATGCTGCAACTTTGGCCCTTGCCGATGCTGGGATTCCTATGCGTGATCTTGTAACATCCTGCAGTGCCGGATACCTTAACAGCACAAGTCTGCTTG ATTTGAACTATGTAGAAGACAGTGCTGGAGGTCCTGATGTAACCCTAGGAATTCTGCCAAAGTTGGATAAAGTAACACTGCTTCAG ATGGATTCTAAACTACCAATTGACATTTTGGAAAATGTTATGCAACTGGCAATCGAAGGCTGCAAAGCAATAGCAAACTACATTCGAGAA ATTTTGCTGGAGAACACAAAGCAACTGGAGTATCGACGAGGTGTATAG